One region of Pan paniscus chromosome 5, NHGRI_mPanPan1-v2.0_pri, whole genome shotgun sequence genomic DNA includes:
- the TNFAIP3 gene encoding tumor necrosis factor alpha-induced protein 3 isoform X1 yields MAFFFSFPFQVLESTMAEQVLPQALYLSNMRKAVKIRERTPEDIFKPINGIIHHFKTMHRYTLEMFRTCQFCPQFREIIHKALIDRNIQATLESQKKLNWCREVRKLVALKTNGDGNCLMHATSQYMWGVQDTDLVLRKALFSTLKETDTRNFKFRWQLESLKSQEFVETGLCYDTRNWNDEWDNLIKMASTDTPMARSGLQYNSLEEIHIFVLCNILRRPIIVISDKMLRSLESGSNFAPLKVGGIYLPLHWPAQECYRYPIVLGYDSHHFVPLVTLKDSGPEIRAVPLVNRDRGRFEDLKVHFLTDPENEMKEKLLKEYLMVIEIPVQGWDHGTTHLINAAKLDEANLPKEINLVDDYFELVQHEYKKWQENSEQGRREGHAQNPMEPSVPQLSLMDVKCETPNCPFFMSVNTQPLCHECSERRQKNQNKLPKLNSKPGPEGLPGMALGASRGEAYEPLAWNPEESTGGPHSAPPTAPSPFLFSETTAMKCRSPGCPFTLNVQHNGFCERCHNARQLHASHAPDHTRHLDPGKCQACLQDVTRTFNGICSTCFKRTTAEASSSLSTSLPPSCHQRSKSDPSQLVRSPSPHSCHRAGNDAPAGCLSQAARTPGDRTGTSKCRKAGCVYFGTPENKGFCTLCFIEYRENKHFAAASGKVSPTASRFQNTIPCLGRECGTLGSTMFEGYCQKCFIEAQNQRFHEAKRTEEQLRSSQRRDVPRTTQSTSRPKCARASCKNILACRSEELCMECQHPNQRMGPGAHRGEPAPEDPPKQRCRAPACDHFGNAKCNGYCNECFQFKQMYG; encoded by the exons atggctttttttttttcctttccttttcaggtGTTGGAGAGCACAATGGCTGAACAAGTCCTTCCTCAGGCTTTGTATTTGAGCAATATGCGGAAAGCTGTGAAGATACGGGAGAGAACTCCAGAAGACATTTTTAAACCTATTAATGGGATCATTCATCATTTTAAAACCATGCACCGATACACACTGGAAATGTTCAGAACTTGCCAGTTTTGTCCTCAGTTTCGGGAGATCATCCACAAAGCCCTCATCGACAGAAACATCCAGGCTACCCTGGAAAGCCAGAAGAAACTCAACTGGTGTCGAGAAGTCCGGAAGCTTGTGGCGCTGAAAACGAACG GTGACGGCAATTGCCTCATGCATGCCACTTCTCAGTACATGTGGGGTGTTCAGGACACAGACTTGGTACTGAGGAAAGCGCTGTTCAGCACGCTCAAGGAAACAGACACACGCAACTTTAAATTCCGCTGGCAACTGGAGTCTCTCAAATCTCAGGAATTTGTTGAAACGGGGCTTTGCTATGATACTCGG AACTGGAATGATGAATGGGACAATCTTATCAAAATGGCTTCCACAGACACACCCATGGCCCGAAGTGGACTTCAGTACAACTCACTGGAAGAAATACACATATTTGTCCTTTGCAACATCCTCAGAAGGCCAATCATTGTCATTTCAG ACAAAATGCTAAGAAGTTTGGAATCAGGTTCCAATTTCGCCCCTTTGAAAGTGGGTGGAATTTACTTGCCTCTCCATTGGCCTGCCCAGGAATGCTACAGATACCCCATTGTTCTCGGCTATGACAGCCATCATTTTGTACCCTTGGTGACCCTGAAGGACAGTGGGCCTG aaatCCGAGCTGTTCCACTTGTTAACAGAGACCGAGGAAGATTTGAAGACTTAAAAGTTCACTTTTTGACAGATCCTGAAAATGAGATGAAGGAGAAGCTCTTAAAAGAGTACTTAATGGTGATAGAAATCCCCGTCCAAGGCTGGGACCATGGCACAACTCATCTCATCAATGCCGCAAA GTTGGATGAAGCTAACTTACCAAAAGAAATCAATCTGGTAGATGATTACTTTGAACTTGTTCAGCATGAGTACAAGAAATGGCAGGAAAACAGCGagcaggggaggagagaggggcacGCCCAGAATCCCATGGAACCTTCCGTGCCCCAGCTTTCTCTCATGGATGTAAAATGTGAAACGCCCAACTGCCCCTTCTTCATGTCTGTGAACACCCAGCCTTTATGCCATGAGTGCTCAGAGAGGAGGCAAAAGAATCAAAACAAACTCCCAAAGCTGAACTCCAAGCCGGGCCCTGAGGGGCTCCCTGGCATGGCGCTCGGGGCCTCTCGGGGAGAAGCCTATGAGCCCTTGGCGTGGAACCCCGAGGAGTCCACTGGGGGGCCTCATTCGGCCCCACCGACAGCACCCAGCCCTTTTCTGTTCAGTGAGACCACTGCCATGAAGTGCAGGAGCCCCGGCTGCCCCTTCACACTGAATGTGCAGCACAACGGATTTTGTGAACGTTGCCACAACGCCCGGCAACTTCACGCCAGCCACGCCCCAGACCACACAAGGCACTTGGATCCCGGGAAGTGCCAAGCCTGCCTCCAGGATGTCACCAGGACATTTAATGGGATCTGCAGTACTTGCTTCAAAAGGACTACAGCAGaggcctcctccagcctcagcaccagcctccctccttcctgtcaCCAGCGTTCCAAGTCAGATCCCTCGCAGCTCGTCCGGAGCCCCTCCCCGCATTCTTGCCACAGAGCTGGAAACGACGCCCCTGCTGGCTGCCTGTCTCAAGCTGCACGGACTCCTGGGGACAGGACGGGGACGAGCAAGTGCAGAAAAGCCGGCTGCGTGTATTTTGGGACTCCAGAAAACAAGGGCTTTTGCACACTGTGTTTCATCGAGTACAGAGAAAACAAAC ATTTTGCTGCTGCCTCAGGGAAAGTCAGTCCCACAGCGTCCAGGTTCCAGAACACCATTCCGTGCCTGGGGAGGGAATGCGGCACCCTTGGAAGCACCATGTTTGAAGGATACTGCCAGAAGTGTTTCATTGAAGCTCAGAATCAGAGATTTCATGAGGCCAAAAGGACAGAAGAGCAACTG AGATCGAGCCAGCGCAGAGATGTGCCTCGAACCACACAAAGCACCTCAAGGCCCAAGTGCGCCCGGGCCTCCTGCAAGAACATCCTGGCCTGCCGCAGCGAGGAGCTCTGCATGGAGTGTCAGCATCCCAACCAGAGGATGGGCCCCGGGGCCCACCGGGGTGAGCCTGCCCCCGAAGACCCCCCCAAGCAGCGCTGCCGGGCCCCCGCCTGTGATCATTTTGGCAATGCCAAGTGCAACGGCTACTGCAACGAATGCTTTCAGTTCAAGCAGATGTATGGCTAA
- the TNFAIP3 gene encoding tumor necrosis factor alpha-induced protein 3 isoform X2 has translation MAEQVLPQALYLSNMRKAVKIRERTPEDIFKPINGIIHHFKTMHRYTLEMFRTCQFCPQFREIIHKALIDRNIQATLESQKKLNWCREVRKLVALKTNGDGNCLMHATSQYMWGVQDTDLVLRKALFSTLKETDTRNFKFRWQLESLKSQEFVETGLCYDTRNWNDEWDNLIKMASTDTPMARSGLQYNSLEEIHIFVLCNILRRPIIVISDKMLRSLESGSNFAPLKVGGIYLPLHWPAQECYRYPIVLGYDSHHFVPLVTLKDSGPEIRAVPLVNRDRGRFEDLKVHFLTDPENEMKEKLLKEYLMVIEIPVQGWDHGTTHLINAAKLDEANLPKEINLVDDYFELVQHEYKKWQENSEQGRREGHAQNPMEPSVPQLSLMDVKCETPNCPFFMSVNTQPLCHECSERRQKNQNKLPKLNSKPGPEGLPGMALGASRGEAYEPLAWNPEESTGGPHSAPPTAPSPFLFSETTAMKCRSPGCPFTLNVQHNGFCERCHNARQLHASHAPDHTRHLDPGKCQACLQDVTRTFNGICSTCFKRTTAEASSSLSTSLPPSCHQRSKSDPSQLVRSPSPHSCHRAGNDAPAGCLSQAARTPGDRTGTSKCRKAGCVYFGTPENKGFCTLCFIEYRENKHFAAASGKVSPTASRFQNTIPCLGRECGTLGSTMFEGYCQKCFIEAQNQRFHEAKRTEEQLRSSQRRDVPRTTQSTSRPKCARASCKNILACRSEELCMECQHPNQRMGPGAHRGEPAPEDPPKQRCRAPACDHFGNAKCNGYCNECFQFKQMYG, from the exons ATGGCTGAACAAGTCCTTCCTCAGGCTTTGTATTTGAGCAATATGCGGAAAGCTGTGAAGATACGGGAGAGAACTCCAGAAGACATTTTTAAACCTATTAATGGGATCATTCATCATTTTAAAACCATGCACCGATACACACTGGAAATGTTCAGAACTTGCCAGTTTTGTCCTCAGTTTCGGGAGATCATCCACAAAGCCCTCATCGACAGAAACATCCAGGCTACCCTGGAAAGCCAGAAGAAACTCAACTGGTGTCGAGAAGTCCGGAAGCTTGTGGCGCTGAAAACGAACG GTGACGGCAATTGCCTCATGCATGCCACTTCTCAGTACATGTGGGGTGTTCAGGACACAGACTTGGTACTGAGGAAAGCGCTGTTCAGCACGCTCAAGGAAACAGACACACGCAACTTTAAATTCCGCTGGCAACTGGAGTCTCTCAAATCTCAGGAATTTGTTGAAACGGGGCTTTGCTATGATACTCGG AACTGGAATGATGAATGGGACAATCTTATCAAAATGGCTTCCACAGACACACCCATGGCCCGAAGTGGACTTCAGTACAACTCACTGGAAGAAATACACATATTTGTCCTTTGCAACATCCTCAGAAGGCCAATCATTGTCATTTCAG ACAAAATGCTAAGAAGTTTGGAATCAGGTTCCAATTTCGCCCCTTTGAAAGTGGGTGGAATTTACTTGCCTCTCCATTGGCCTGCCCAGGAATGCTACAGATACCCCATTGTTCTCGGCTATGACAGCCATCATTTTGTACCCTTGGTGACCCTGAAGGACAGTGGGCCTG aaatCCGAGCTGTTCCACTTGTTAACAGAGACCGAGGAAGATTTGAAGACTTAAAAGTTCACTTTTTGACAGATCCTGAAAATGAGATGAAGGAGAAGCTCTTAAAAGAGTACTTAATGGTGATAGAAATCCCCGTCCAAGGCTGGGACCATGGCACAACTCATCTCATCAATGCCGCAAA GTTGGATGAAGCTAACTTACCAAAAGAAATCAATCTGGTAGATGATTACTTTGAACTTGTTCAGCATGAGTACAAGAAATGGCAGGAAAACAGCGagcaggggaggagagaggggcacGCCCAGAATCCCATGGAACCTTCCGTGCCCCAGCTTTCTCTCATGGATGTAAAATGTGAAACGCCCAACTGCCCCTTCTTCATGTCTGTGAACACCCAGCCTTTATGCCATGAGTGCTCAGAGAGGAGGCAAAAGAATCAAAACAAACTCCCAAAGCTGAACTCCAAGCCGGGCCCTGAGGGGCTCCCTGGCATGGCGCTCGGGGCCTCTCGGGGAGAAGCCTATGAGCCCTTGGCGTGGAACCCCGAGGAGTCCACTGGGGGGCCTCATTCGGCCCCACCGACAGCACCCAGCCCTTTTCTGTTCAGTGAGACCACTGCCATGAAGTGCAGGAGCCCCGGCTGCCCCTTCACACTGAATGTGCAGCACAACGGATTTTGTGAACGTTGCCACAACGCCCGGCAACTTCACGCCAGCCACGCCCCAGACCACACAAGGCACTTGGATCCCGGGAAGTGCCAAGCCTGCCTCCAGGATGTCACCAGGACATTTAATGGGATCTGCAGTACTTGCTTCAAAAGGACTACAGCAGaggcctcctccagcctcagcaccagcctccctccttcctgtcaCCAGCGTTCCAAGTCAGATCCCTCGCAGCTCGTCCGGAGCCCCTCCCCGCATTCTTGCCACAGAGCTGGAAACGACGCCCCTGCTGGCTGCCTGTCTCAAGCTGCACGGACTCCTGGGGACAGGACGGGGACGAGCAAGTGCAGAAAAGCCGGCTGCGTGTATTTTGGGACTCCAGAAAACAAGGGCTTTTGCACACTGTGTTTCATCGAGTACAGAGAAAACAAAC ATTTTGCTGCTGCCTCAGGGAAAGTCAGTCCCACAGCGTCCAGGTTCCAGAACACCATTCCGTGCCTGGGGAGGGAATGCGGCACCCTTGGAAGCACCATGTTTGAAGGATACTGCCAGAAGTGTTTCATTGAAGCTCAGAATCAGAGATTTCATGAGGCCAAAAGGACAGAAGAGCAACTG AGATCGAGCCAGCGCAGAGATGTGCCTCGAACCACACAAAGCACCTCAAGGCCCAAGTGCGCCCGGGCCTCCTGCAAGAACATCCTGGCCTGCCGCAGCGAGGAGCTCTGCATGGAGTGTCAGCATCCCAACCAGAGGATGGGCCCCGGGGCCCACCGGGGTGAGCCTGCCCCCGAAGACCCCCCCAAGCAGCGCTGCCGGGCCCCCGCCTGTGATCATTTTGGCAATGCCAAGTGCAACGGCTACTGCAACGAATGCTTTCAGTTCAAGCAGATGTATGGCTAA